A window from Branchiostoma lanceolatum isolate klBraLanc5 chromosome 9, klBraLanc5.hap2, whole genome shotgun sequence encodes these proteins:
- the LOC136441771 gene encoding sialidase-1-like — MWFMTSVLTVLLSTLQTVSPKVSPKVVNQTVLWRSGKEGEVHLYRTPLLTYTPQGNLVAFNGARKYASADMGPKFIAVRRSTDKGLSWSPTAFVVDDGDRHVGLNVGSVIVDNTTATIFVMFVYCENCAHRSLLLINSTDDGQTWGEPRNITSLVGADMVTHPSPGFGIQKKVGPAKGRLVVCGHGMPGGAGSLLLLSDDHGVTWRGGAFVSAIPFKGTRDSEFHPDECQPVELPDGTIHVILRNHGRYRCHCKMVMRSYDGGETLSYRTMYFDGTLIEPRIASGLWYGGGVMYYTGPDSKTHREKMTLRWSYSNGTSWDGSLRVWERDEGYSTMTMLPQDSTHLYILYERGEKSSTQEIALAIVQL; from the exons ATGTGGTTCATGACTTCAGTCCTGACTGTTCTGCTGTCGACCTTGCAGACAGTGTCCCCCAAG GTATCCCCGAAGGTTGTGAACCAAACAGTGCTGTGGAGGAGCGGTAAGGAGGGGGAGGTGCACTTATACAGGACCCCCCTCCTCACCTACACACCACAGGGGAATCTCGTCGCCTTTAACGGAGCCAGGAAGTATGCCTCCGCCGACATGGGGCCCAAGTTCATTGCCGTCAGAAGGTCTACAGACAAAG GTTTGTCCTGGTCACCGACAGCATTTGTCGTGGATGACGGCGATCGGCACGTCGGTCTGAACGTGGGCAGCGTCATCGTGGACAACACCACCGCCACCATCTTCGTGATGTTCGTGTACTGTGAGAACTGTGCACACAGGTCCCTGCTACTGATCAACAGCACGGACGACGGGCAGACCTGGGGCGAGCCCAGAAACATTACGTCACTGGTAGGGGCGGACATGGTCACACATCCCAGCCCTGGCTTCGGTATTCAG AAAAAAGTTGGTCCAGCAAAAGGCAGACTGGTCGTTTGCGGGCACGGAATGCCTGGAGGGGCGGGGTCGCTACTGTTGCTAAGCGACGACCACGGCGTGACGTGGAGGGGCGGGGCCTTCGTGTCGGCCATTCCGTTCAAAGGAACACGTGACTCAGAGTTCCATCCGGATGAATGCCAG CCTGTAGAACTCCCGGATGGAACTATCCACGTCATCCTACGTAACCATGGACGCTATCGCTGCCACTGTAAGATGGTCATGCGCAGTTACGACGGCGGCGAGACCCTGTCCTACCGTACCATGTACTTCGACGGCACCCTGATCGAACCGCGCATAGCGTCAGGACTGTGGTATGGCGGCGGAGTCATGTACTACACAGGGCCGGACAGCAAAACTCACC GTGAGAAGATGACGTTACGTTGGAGCTACAGTAACGGCACGTCGTGGGACGGTTCATTACGTGTGTGGGAGAGGGACGAAGGGTACTCCACTATGACAATGTTACCCCAGGACAgcacacacctgtacatactgTACGAGAGGGGGGAGAAATCATCAACGCAGGAGATAGCACTGGCCATAGTACAACTGTAA
- the LOC136441769 gene encoding sialidase-1-like — MFVYLDDMARSVGWSAVFVCVSVLCAILGVESQPKVNPLVVEQQLLWESKRYTYRIPIIAQTPGGALIAIAEGRKYNSGDTGSKVVEIKRSTDKGSMWSSSVTILTDTQFKQGVNLGSVIVNHATRVIFLWFEHCLESQHYCERSTPYLMNSTDDGLTWNKPRNMSSVVGGAKKFVTGPGLGLQKKLAPYKGRLITCGHGDHLSDGVFCVVSDDNGTTWHAAGNMKSIPFGRKKVDGDFNPDESQLVELPDGSLMVNMRNQLHYHCRCRVVMRSTDGGETFPLEQLYLDDTLVDSGVHASMLYHRGVLFFANPASSTTREDFKLRWSHDNGTTWPGLKTLWTESAGYSCMTVHDSVDGAFIFILYEKGTSTDYQWIEMIKLSIYGGL, encoded by the exons atgtttgtttatttggacGACATGGCACGCTCTGTCGGATGGTCCGCTGTGTTCGTCTGTGTGTCGGTTTTGTGCGCGATCCTGGGGGTGGAATCCCAACCCAAG GTTAACCCGTTAGTCGTGGAGCAGCAGCTACTATGGGAGTCGAAGCGGTACACCTACCGGATCCCGATCATCGCGCAGACGCCAGGGGGCGCTCTTATCGCTATCGCAGAGGGACGGAAGTACAACTCGGGAGATACCGGGTCAAAGGTCGTCGAAATCAAGCGATCAACAGACAAAG GCTCCATGTGGTCCTCTTCTGTCACCATCCTGACTGACACACAGTTCAAACAAGGCGTGAACCTGGGCTCGGTTATCGTCAATCATGCCACGAGAGTCATCTTCCTGTGGTTCGAGCACTGTTTGGAGTCACAGCATTATTGTGAAAG GTCTACGCCCTACCTGATGAACAGTACGGATGACGGGCTGACGTGGAACAAGCCGCGGAACATGTCCAGCGTGGTCGGCGGCGCCAAAAAGTTTGTCACGGGGCCAGGACTAGGACTACAA AAGAAACTAGCCCCCTACAAAGGCCGCCTGATCACGTGCGGACACGGGGACCACCTGTCCGACGGTGTGTTCTGTGTGGTGAGTGACGACAACGGCACCACGTGGCACGCGGCGGGGAACATGAAGAGTATCCCCTTCGGCAGGAAAAAAGTAGACGGAGACTTTAATCCAGACGAAAGTCAG CTTGTCGAGCTCCCAGACGGGTCCCTGATGGTGAACATGCGCAACCAGCTCCACTACCACTGCCGCTGCCGCGTGGTCATGCGCAGTACGGACGGAGGGGAGACCTTTCCGCTGGAGCAGCTGTACTTGGACGACACCCTGGTGGACTCAGGCGTCCACGCCAGCATGCTGTATCACCGGGGCGTGCTGTTCTTCGCAAACCCAGCGAGCTCTACTACAC GTGAAGACTTCAAACTCCGCTGGAGCCATGACAACGGGACGACCTGGCCGGGACTGAAGACCCTCTGGACCGAGTCTGCGGGGTACTCCTGCATGACAGTGCACGACTCGGTAGACGGCGCTTTTATATTCATCTTGTACGAGAAAGGAACGTCAACCGACTATCAGTGGATCGAGATGATAAAACTCAGTATCTATGGCGGCCTTTGA